Proteins encoded together in one Theileria parva strain Muguga chromosome 3 map unlocalized ctg_530, whole genome shotgun sequence window:
- the UBC1 gene encoding Ubiquitin-conjugating enzyme E2 1, with amino-acid sequence MARDATKRLMLDLRKLQEDLPETICASPVDSDIFHWQAVILGPDNTEWEGGIFSLSLTFPQDYPNKPPVVKFLTRIFHPNVYQDGSICLDILQNEWSPVFDVHGILISIQSLLTDPNNKSPANNEAATLYQENRTEYIRRVKNIVSESISAAELTLNL; translated from the exons atGGCTAGAGATGCG ACTAAAAGGTTAATGTTAGATTTGAGAAAATTACAAGAGGATTTACCAGAAACTATATGTGCCAGTCCAGTGGATAGTGACATTTTCCACTGGCAAGCTGTAATTCTAGGCCCTGATAACACTGAGTGGGAAGGAg GCATTTTTTCACTTTCTCTGACTTTCCCGCAAGATTATCCTAATAAGCCGCCAGTAgtcaaatttttaactaGAATTTTTCATCCAAACG TATACCAAGACGGAAGTATTTGCCTAGATATACTCCAAAACGAGTGGAGTCCCGTGTTTGATGTTCATGGAATTTTAATATCCATCCAG TCACTTTTAACTGACCCTAACAATAAAAGCCCCGCTAATAACGAGGCTGCAACGCTTTACCAGGAGAACAGAACTGAGTACATTAGGAGAGTAAAGAACATAGTTTCCGAGAGCATTTCTGCAGCAGAGCTTACTCTAAACTTGTAG
- a CDS encoding putative integral membrane protein: MSLCGVSQLFSDEHNECPAECPFWAPSSVWKYIGVCSEGEVCRSFNPILNYADSFNNVCLPCKVFGCVSCKYSNDLDSVVPVTDSLKKLPDYCIECAKGYTRSEDGTSCYIVGSNLWSKLFYFIIFCLLVSVAVVTLRVLVNRDKFRANFKNLVNALKNQQRQLLRDFNDSENRLYKLFTDMTNQNLSGLGLILYFRSLGFLVIVMSLLFFVSLAHVHIPCSNMIRLFKDPFRVYYFTKAKHVPRSFIANFFAKNANKLVDDIFNFKSVDEAINWNVTQYSIEISGVMYVLYVSVMVMTVVYFVSQRRAILKFMSKSSKMRDLTLVIKNLPGTLTDEEQIKDIIYNSTNIRPVMATVCYDLKREKKLVSTLNQTIEDFNHSNQTHDSYISLDGMEDMNEFFSNLESSGECFLTFESTLDCRSVLERFRSSEFELYQCEVEPENIVWENIGYENQVNRKVFGISMVTIAILMGYIVLFFVPYAFYTITSPMTHILEIILLGLFVDFGNTLISVILRNLIDKAGIINKDVVDSYLMFCNYFIRLINLVLNVVLSHFINYGGRSKALSFLERKAHLISPTFRVGEEVSFGLSFSIYIVNVLLLIPNVIFLFVHYLIPIFSSFLVLTLDFDSKRATKLMEYSTFNISSYYSDDMSNITFCLLLFFLIKDQKQGSLVFFAILFSYILNYAKSQFILLRRSSRKLYSTWRLSYFTYIMWVFPTLILAVCPRYWDWRGGEGSLFSIFTNAVLHIAIYTFILHLVFGKTPTLDSEITLSEVLEGNLNGFEMELDYKAHNPVYKFKKFSSQYNLL; encoded by the exons ATGTCATTATGCGGAGTATCACAGTTATTTAGTGATGAGCATAACGAGTGTCCAGCGGAATGCCCGTTTTGGGCTCCAAGTTCCGTCTGGAAGTACATTGGAGTGTGTTCTGAAGGCGAAGTGTGCAGAAGCTTTAACCCGATCCTGAATTACGCTGATTCCTTCAACAACGTATGCCTACCTTGTAAAGTATTCGGATGTGTGTCATGTAAATACTCAAATGACCTTGACTCAGTGGTTCCAGTGACCGACAGTCTTAAGAAGCTTCCAGATTACTGTATAGAATGTGCTAAGGGATATACGCGTTCAGAGGATGGAACTTCTTGTTACATTGTCGGCTCAAATCTGTGGTCGAAACTGttctattttatcattttttgCCTTCTTGTCTCCGTCGCAGTTGTGACTTTAAGGGTCCTGGTTAACCGTGACAAGTTCAGAGCTAACTTTAAGAACCTGGTAAACGCCTTAAAGAACCAGCAAAGACAACTTTTGAGAGACTTCAATGATTCGGAGAACAGATTATATAAACTTTTTACTGATATGACTAACCAAAATCTCTCAGGTTTAGGgctaattttatactttagGAGTCTGGGATTTTTGGTAATTGTAATGTCACTTCTCTTCTTTGTAAGCTTAGCACACGTACATATTCCTTGTTCTAACATGATAAGGCTTTTTAAGGATCCTTTTAGAGTTTACTACTTTACCAAGGCAAAACACGTCCCTCGCAGTTTTATCGCAAACTTCTTCGCCAAAAACGCAAATAAACTTGTCGAcgatatttttaactttaagAGCGTGGATGAGGCGATTAACTGGAATGTTACGCAGTACTCAATTGAGATTTCAGGTGTAATGTATGTTTTATACGTCTCAGTCATGGTCATGACTGTGGTTTACTTCGTCTCACAGCGCAGAGCAATTTTGAAATTCATGAGCAAATCTTCGAAAATGAGAGACCTGACCCTTGTAATAAAGAACCTTCCAGGCACACTCACAGACGAGGAACAAATTAAagatattatatacaactCCACAAATATCCGGCCAGTCATGGCAACAGTCTGCTATGACCTGAAACGAGAAAAAAAACTTGTTTCAACCCTTAATCAAACCATCGAAGACTTCAACCACTCCAATCAAACCCACGATTCTTAC ATAAGTTTGGATGGTATGGAGGATATGAATGAGTTTTTTAGTAATTTGGAGAGTTCCGGTGAGTGTTTTTTGACATTTGAGAGTACGTTAGACTGTAGGTCAGTTTTAGAAAGGTTCCGAAGTAGCGAGTTTGAGCTGTACCAGTGTGAGGTGGAGCCTGAGAACATCGTGTGGGAAAACATAGGCTACGAAAACCAAGTTAATAGAAAAGTGTTTGGCATCTCAATGGTGACAATCGCGATTCTGATGGGTTACatagtgttattttttgtACCGTATGCTTTTTACACTATCACCTCACCTATGACGCATATTCTGGAAATTATACTCCTGGGTCTGTTTGTGGATTTTGGGAATACTCTCATCTCAGTGATTCTGAGGAACCTGATTGACAAGGCTGGGATCATAAACAAGGACGTGGTTGACAGTTACCTGATGTTCTGCAACTACTTCATTCGGCTGATTAACCTGGTGCTTAACGTTGTTTTATCGCATTTCATTAACTATGGAGGTCGAAGTAAGGCGCTTTCATTTCTGGAACGTAAAGCTCATCTGATATCTCCTACCTTTAGGGTGGGCGAGGAAGTATCATTTGGGCTGAGTTTTAGCATTTACATTGTCAACGTTTTATTACTGATCCCAAACGTTATTTTTCTTTTTGTACATTATTTGATTCCCATTTTCAGCTCATTCCTTGTTTTAACACTTGATTTCGACTCCAAACGCGCAACGAAATTGATGGAATACTCGACTTTTAACATCTCCAGCTACTACTCAGACGACATGTCAAATATCACCTTCTGCCTCTTACTGTTCTTTCTCATAAAGGACCAGAAACAAGGCTCACTGGTCTTTTTTGCAATACTCTTCTCTTATATCCTCAACTATGCAAAGTCACAGTTCATTTTACTGAGACGCAGTTCCAGGAAATTATATTCCACCTGGCGACTATCATATTTTACCTACATCATGTGGGTGTTTCCCACCTTAATTCTGGCTGTTTGTCCCAGGTACTGGGACTGGCGAGGCGGGGAAGGTTCTCTTTTCTCGATTTTCACAAACGCAGTACTCCACATCGCAATCTACACCTTTATTCTCCACCTGGTGTTTGGCAAAACTCCAACCCTCGACTCTGAAATCACTCTCTCGGAAGTGCTCGAGGGCAACCTCAACGGATTTGAAATGGAACTCGACTACAAAGCACACAACCCAgtctacaaatttaaaaagttCTCATCtcaatataatttactctAA
- a CDS encoding putative integral membrane protein has translation MNIDRMLIVFYLLITLLFNSNALPFKKSNLTHLDSLYFKHNKRHKILKDRIAYIPKIPQCKAVNKFNFIHIHTFNPMCRGYISQFGHNDTKVYDSLNADVGASKNSIQKDNETGNFDSSLLNSALSPIFNSMKSPRASNRYYLKSKFSGNSLPTQWSFRDKDKMDDKVSEYETLMSDIEKLSKSKEKSDKDLYSFIQKNFKESTYDPELNLTSHEVMKAFRTQTFGDDLQEKEWIKYMNRLRKKLQRKLEDKEKIPPIPDPVDVNLETKAKHDSCGFRYPIEGTPDEVVGDPNAYKFWGRTPLSQVQTTHSIGLYSGKLEKKDLKPEDIITTNSLQHEKKINKLLKSVREANFKAKMDDILNNISDRSRKRNPKVAPVSQDGLKETVSPDDFRYKNIQFGNYYEDFKNDFLNADTYNQERILNLLNPYNPWEEYIKLRNLKSTIPPIGVNYKVNLKTLKVGFKSKESIPEDKINAFLKEYLHYFLILRADERLFEEFKNATFLYDILKYFDISYPIEVKELEKIPDLEDHFYKIYFPDLCPDGFPKPPPDPEFHLTMGNQDDLMALNDKITGKKNSYHRVNMVCCLMALAKCYPLARYYTSDIFTDQRIKTILDTLEKGLTLEMQRLEYGISDIEVNNLNQSSFCQIDGTFLSSLTDVLIQWNITSGVENILDLALLITLKRLNDIQGKHLVNIVRNISYLTTLPESVFTSFLAKIVEFVHEKLKFGLVNKDQWMELPDALDFLSLISNYKSVVTPKLMKTFVQLYRDSIVDFGRDFTNSYQTVNLKVDKKMENPNISSFEKRKSQIFPLVSCLQLSGLTEYMYLVDEVTKVLTSDDFELNSIASISVLETFNEAEEFQSRVIARTKSTLMRNKYDMESGRILKVLRAFTEGVKSGRLDPDSLFFCTMIKYFCLLKSPPPEDLVDACAVTDEFSPYLSRIQLREIFEDLSNKPLYFNLLTRLGLQGEFLEYPIATVAQVLYYSSKNNVIVQKNWETFYKMITIFKHILSMKDIMSILDALIISHFTNADELLDILCKRVCNLIEVTDVEPKRVFEVIEKCMELDYVPAQLLRFYAYWNMYYVQGADHVQSLLEGPQLYDVDFRGWKRPVTFDKSRECINLHHNMYYEVKMDGSRAHVPHSLRYSMQRPLRKPREFEDIERKQVDKDVLKELMSMVSRAKGMEYKFSETDQKIIDSMQNLTRDNKLNINF, from the exons ATGAATATAGATAGAATGTTGATTGTATTTTACCTTTTAATTACATTGCTATTCAATTCAAACGCTTTGCCTTTTAAGAAGTCAAATTTAACACACCTGGATAGTCtgtattttaaacataacAAAAGGCATAAAATTCTAAAGGATAGAATTGCATATATACCAAAGATTCCTCAATGTAAAGCtgtaaataagtttaattttatacacattcaCACTTTTAATCCGATGTGTCGTGGTTATATATCGCAATTTGGTCATAATGATACTAAAGTATATGACTCACTTAATGCAGATGTTGGTGCTTCAAAAAATAGTATTCAGAAAGATAACGAAACGGGAAATTTTGATAGTAGCCTGTTAAACAGCGCTTTAAGTCCAATTTTTAATAGCATGAAAAGTCCAAGAGCGTCAAATAGATATTACCTAAAGTCGAAATTTTCTGGAAATTCATTGCCTACGCAGTGGAGCTTTAGAGATAAGGACAAAATGGACGATAAAGTTTCAGAATATGAGACTCTAATGTCGGATATAGAAAAACTTTCAAAGTCCAAAGAAAAATCAGATAAAGATTTGTACTCCTTCAttcaaaaaaattttaaggaaTCTACGTATGACCCAGAGTTGAATTTGACATCACATGAAGTTATGAAAGCATTTAGAACACAAACTTTTGGAGATGACCTGCAAGAAAAAGAGTGGATTAAATACATGAATAGACTCAGAAAAAAATTGCAAAGAAAGCTTGAAGATAAGGAGAAAATACCTCCTATTCCAGACCCAGTGGATGTAAACTTGGAGACTAAAGCTAAACATGATTCTTGTGGGTTCAGATATCCAATTGAAGGAACACCGGACGAGGTTGTAGGTGACCCAAATGCATATAAGTTTTGGGGAAGAACGCCTTTATCCCAAGTACAAACAACTCATTCAATTGGACTTTATTCAGGAAAATTGGAAAAAAAAGATTTAAAGCCTGAGGATATAATTACAACAAATTCATTACAACATGAAAAGAAGATAAACAAACTCCTAAAATCAGTTAGAGAAGCTAATTTTAAGGCTAAAATGGACgatatattaaacaatataaGTGACAGGTCAAGAAAACGAAACCCCAAAGTTGCTCCCGTAAGTCAAGATGGTTTGAAGGAAACCGTTTCTCCTGATGATTTCAGATATAAGAACATTCAATTTGGAAATTATTACGAAGATTTCAAAAATGACTTTTTAAACGCAGATACATATAACCAGGAACGAATTTTGAACCTCCTTAATCCATATAATCCATGGGAAGAGTATATAAAGCTGAGGAACCTTAAGTCCACAATTCCTCCAATTGGAGTCAACTACAAAGTTAACCTGAAAACCCTAAAAGTTGGATTCAAAAGTAAAGAATCAATACCagaggataaaataaacGCCTTTTTAAAAGAATATTTGCACTATTTCCTGATACTGAGGGCAGACGAACGTCTTTTTGAGGAGTTCAAGAATGCCACTTTTTTGTATGATATCTTAAAGTACTTTGATATAAGTTATCCAATAGAGGTTAAAGAACTTGAGAAGATTCCTGATCTGGAGGATCATTTTTACAAGATTTATTTTCCTGATCTGTGCCCTGATGGATTCCCAAAACCACCTCCTGATCCAGAATTTCACCTTACAATGGGAAATCAGGATGATTTGATGGCTCtgaatgataaaataacagGGAAAAAGAATAGTTATCATAGAGTAAATATGGTATGTTGTTTAATGGCGCTGGCGAAATGTTATCCCTTGGCCAGGTACTACACGAGTGATATTTTTACAGACCAAAGGATAAAGACGATTCTAGACACATTGGAGAAAGGTTTAACACTTGAAATGCAAAGATTAGAATATGGAATATCCGACATCGAGGTAAACAATTTGAACCAAAGTTCATTCTGCCAGATAGATGGCACTTTTCTGTCATCACTAACGGACGTTCTGATCCAGTGGAACATAACAAGCGGTGTAGAAAATATCCTAGATTTGGCTCTTCTGATAACACTTAAAAGACTAAATGATATACAGGGAAAACATTTGGTAAACATAGTTAGGAACATTTCATACCTGACAACTCTTCCAGAAAGTGTGTTTACATCTTTTTTAGCTAAAATCGTTGAATTTGTTCACGAAAAGTTGAAATTTGGCCTCGTTAACAAAGATCAATGGATGGAGTTGCCGGATGCTTTGGATTTTTTATCGTTGATAAGTAATTACAAAAGCGTAGTTACGCCTAAGCTTATGAAGACTTTTGTTCAGCTGTACAGGGACTCGATAGTTGATTTTGGTAGAGATTTTACAAACTCATATCAAAcagtaaatttaaaagttgataaaaaaatgGAAAATCCAAATATTTCATCTTTTGAAAAAAGAAAGTCACAAATATTTCCCTTGGTGAGTTGTTTACAACTTTCAGGCCTGACTGAGTACATGTACCTGGTTGACGAAGTGACTAAAGTGCTGACAAGTGACGACTTTGAATTAAACTCAATAGCCTCAATTTCAGTCCTGGAAACATTTAATGAGGCAGAAGAATTTCAGAGTAGAGTAATTGCCAGAACCAAGAGCACCTTGATGAGGAACAAGTACGATATGGAATCAGGAAGAATATTGAAAGTCTTGAGAGCCTTCACTGAAGGTGTAAAGAGCGGTAGATTAGATCCGGACTCCTTATTCTTTTGTACCATGATAAAGTACTTTTGCCTACTTAAAAGTCCTCCACCTGAAGATCTGGTTGATGCGTGTGCTGTTACTGATGAGTTTTCGCCCTACCTAAGCCGTATTCAACTCCGTGAGATTTTTGAAGATTTGTCTAATAAACCTTTATACTTTAATCTCTTAACTAGACTAGGTTTGCAGGGAGAGTTTTTGGAATATCCAATAGCCACAGTAGCACAAGTCCTATATTACTCTTCAAAAAACAATGTAATAGTTCAAAAG AATTGGGAGACTTTTTACAAGATgattacaatttttaagcacattttatcaatgaaa GACATCATGTCGATTCTGGATGCATTGATCATTTCACACTTCACCAAc gCTGATGAGTTACTTGATATTCTGTGTAAGAGAGTGTGTAATCTTATAGAAGTGACGGACGTTGAACCAAAGAGAGTTTTCGAGGTAATAGAGAAGTGCATGGAGTTGGATTACGTTCCAGCCCAGTTGTTGAGGTTTTATGCATACTGGAATATGTACTATGTGCAAGGAGCAGATCACGTGCAGAGTTTATTGGAGGGTCCTCAACTGTATGACGTGGATTTCAGGGGTTGGAAAAGACCTGTCACGTTTGATAAGAGCAGAGAGTGTATAAACCTTCACCATAACATGTATTATGAAGTGAAGATGGACGGTTCAAGGGCACATGTACCACACAGTCTAAGGTACTCAATGCAAAGACCATTAAGAAAGCCGAGAGAATTTGAAGATATTGAGCGAAAACAAGTGGATAAAGATGTTTTGAAGGAACTCATGTCGATGGTTTCAAGAGCCAAGGGCATGGAATATAAATTCTCAGAAACCGATCAGAAGATAATAGATTCTATGCAAAACTTAACAagagataataaattaaacattaatttctaa
- the PPIL4 gene encoding Peptidyl-prolyl cis-trans isomerase-like 4, which yields MENQGEISPSEKEALAKEFRDLEEIRTREAKSRAVVLEILGDIPDADITPPKNVLFVCKLNPVTEEKDLKIIFSRFGNVKSCDIIKDYVTGDSLQYAFIEFETEESCNEAYFKMQNVLIDDRRIHVDFCQSVSGFWKRFYNRETFTRNKRHNSDKNYPKDRKNYHKSYQNNEKSYQNNEKSYRNNEKSYRKSYKRYGNHYNRDRSPEHRHSRRRSRSRSRERHRKRSRSRDRHRTERHRTRSRSRDRHRSRRHS from the exons ATGGAGAACCAAGGTGAGATTTCTCCAAGTGAGAAGGAGGCTCTGGCCAAGGAGTTCCGCGATTTGGAGGAGATTCGGACCAGAGAAGCCAAATCTCGCGCCGTGGTTTTGGAGATTTTAGGCGATATTCCAGATGCTGATATTACACCTCCCAAGAATGTGTTATTTGTTTGCAAATTAAACCCCGTTACTGAAGAGAAGGActtaaaaattatctttTCAAG ATTTGGAAATGTCAAGAGCTGTGACATTATCAAGGATTACGTCACCGGCGACTCCCTTCAGTATGCTTTCATCGAGTTTGAAACTGAGGAATCGTGCAATGAAGCCTATTTTAAGATGCAGAATGTCCTAATTGATGACAGAAG AATCCATGTTGATTTCTGTCAGTCAGTTTCTGGCTTTTGGAAACGTTTCTACAACAGAGAAACATTCACACGAAATAAACGCCACAATTCTGACAAAAATTACCCCAAAGATCGCAAAAATTATCACAAAAGTTAtcaaaataatgaaaaaagttatcaaaataatgaaaaaagTTATCgaaataatgaaaaaagTTATCGAAAAAGTTATAAAAGGTATGGAAATCACTATAACAGGGACAGAAGTCCTGAACATCGCCACTCTCGGCGGAGATCACGTTCTCGTTCCAGAGAAAGACATCGCAAACGCAGTAGGAGTAGAGATAGGCACAGAACTGAAAGGCACCGCACCCGTAGTAGGAGTAGAGATAGGCACAGAAGCCGTCGTCATAGCTAG
- the BOB1 gene encoding Protein BOBBER 1, with protein MTANFDEFMFMALKECRGIEDVLEKFFSFLRKRTDFCHTILTPEQLKQFNLDNSVNSRGFMPNQMRDLVNKIIEDNILLYRRANQPYLLPSSPRSESSQKSNSSDKPKPTNDSTGKSYSSDNPKPTDDSENLNSDNLNSEKSELKYTVNTWNGAVTEKYAWSQTFKEVTVEILSPRKITPKDVFITITKDSLTVKIQGQVFIDGEFCKSVNSFDSVWSIEDGFRILLSIEKSEELWWDCVIKGHETIDTQEIESVKRLDEFSSSEQNAILKLIKDHKDKNKFQ; from the exons ATGACGGCCAACTTTGACGAGTTTATGTTTATGGCTTTGAAGGAGTGTAGGGGTATAGAGGACGTCTTGGAGAAGTTCTTCTCCTTTCTCCGGAAACGTACTGATTTTTGCCACACCATTTTAACCCCTGAACAGTTGAAGCAGTTTAATCTTGATAACTCAGTTAACTCTAGAGGATTTATGCCAAATCAGATGCGGGACCTGGTTAACAAGATTATTGAGGATAATATTCTACTGTATCGAAGAGCTAATCAGCCTTATTTACTCCCTTCAAGCCCTAGAAGTGAATCCTCTCAAAAATCTAATTCTTCAGATAAGCCCAAGCCTACAAATGATTCAACTGGAAAATCCTATTCTTCAGATAATCCCAAGCCTACAGATGATTCTGAAAACCTAAACTCTGATAACCTAAACTCTGAGAAATCTgagttaaaatatactGTTAATACTTGGAATGGTGCGGTTACTGAGAAATACGCCTGGTCTCAGACGTTCAAGGAGGTAACTGTTGAGATTTTATCTCCAAGGAAAATCACCCCCAAGGACGTTTTTATCACCATCACTAAGGACAGTCTGACTGTAAAAATTCAAG GCCAGGTGTTCATTGACGGAGAGTTCTGTAAAAGTGTCAACAGCTTTGACAGTGTTTGGAGTATTGAGGACGGGTTTAGAATTTTGCTAAGTATTGAGAAATCTGAAGAGCTTTGGTGGGACTGCGTTATCAAGGGTCACGAAACCATCGACACGCAGGAAATTGAGTCGGTAAAACGCCTTGATGAATTTTCCTCCTCTGAACAAAACGccattttaaaactaatcAAAGACcataaagataaaaataaatttcaataa